TCCTTGGTGGAAAAGgtttaagaaaaaagaaacaattttcATCTTTGGTCTAAGGCCGTTTGTTCATTTTCTATTGGAtcggaaaaaaaacaaaagccccCACAAAGGAGGCAGGAAAGAGTTTCTTTACCTTACTGTCTTCTGTCGTTAAATCTAATTtgactgaatgaactgaatataatttattttatattcttctGGCAGGCACACTACCACCCCCCAAGGAAACTAtcaaaggaaatataaaaaccATCACAGAATACAAAATAGACGATGATGGGAAGAAGTTCAAGGTAATTTTTGAGTCTTATTAAAGTAAATGTTGCATCTGTTAAGATTGTTCACAGTGCTTTCACCTGCAGGTTTGTATAGGGCTCCATCCCATGAGTGCAGCTGCGGTGGCAGCTTGTATAAAGGTGTAGAAATAATCTTGGCTTTCAGAGTACATTCATCCATGCTATGAGACTAACATTGTGGTACAGAGACATCTATTAGTTCATCTTTTGAACATCTGGACTTTAATAGTTAACCTCATACttcatgcagttttttttttttggttttctctgtttatttactttattctAAGTATTGTAATTATCtataaacttttgtttttggctTATAAAACTACAAAAGCAACAGATTTAGTCATTAATGGATCTGTATATAATAGTTTCTCCACCACTCTTGAAGTTAATTTTGGTCGCTAACCTAAACTACTAAAAAGCCTCTTTAGGTCAAAAACGTTGAATAGACTGTATGTCTCGTGGGATTTCTACATATGTATTAATACCACTGTTGTTTGTCAATGGCACAAATGTTTGGCCATtttgacaataataaataaaaaatgctgcTGTGACATAAAAATGAGTTTGcatatgttttctattttttttttctagattgTCCGGACCTTCAAGATTGAGACAAGAAAAGCCTCCAAAGCTGTCGCCAGGAGAAAGgtctgtttttaaatcaaatctaACTGTAGctgcattcatttggaaatgaACAAGTAGAAGACTTTGGATAAAGTCAGGTGTCATGTAATGTATTGCTCTCTTATTTCAGAACTGGAAGAAGTTCGGCAACTCTGAGTTTGATGCACCTGGTCCTAATGTTGCCACCACCACAGTCAGCGACGATGTCTTCATGACTTTCATTTCCAGCAAAGAGGTgaacttcactttttttctgctgctgtacATGATGTGTAGCAATAAACATAATGCCTGCAAACATCCTTTAACAGTGGTATCTGTAATTAATGAGTACCTCGTCTTACCTCTTGCAGGACTTGAACGCCCAAGACCAGGATGAGGATCCTATGAACAAACTGAAAGGACAGAAGATTGTGTCTTGTCGTATTTGCAAAGGCGACCATTGGACCACCCGCTGTCCGTACAAGGACACTCTGGGCCCCATGCAGAAGGAGCTGGCTGAACAGCTTGGGCTTTCCACTGGAGACAAGGACAAGCCTGCTGGCTCTGGTATCATCAGCACACAATTCACACCATCAGATTTTGTTAGACTTGGTGGTTGGATGTTGGATGTTCTAAATTTTCATGACTGATGGCctgcttttcttctctttcaccaGCGGAACCAGAGCCTGCACAGCCTGCGCAGAGCAAGACTGGCAAGTATGTGCCTCCGAGCCTGAGGGACGGAGGCACGCGAAGAGGGGAGTCCATGCAGCCTAACCGCAGAGGTGGGTTTAAGTTGCTGTGCCTGCTAGCTCTGTGCATCCATGCTGTACTGGAGTCACTGTGCAGCAGCAAGATTGCTCAGTGAAATCTGTAATGTAAACAACTGTGTGTGCTTGCACCTGACAGCCGATGACAATGCTACCATCCGTGTGACCAATCTGTCTGAGGACACCCGTGAGACAGACTTGCAGGAGCTCTTCAGACCATTTGGCTCCATCTCAAGGATCTATCTGGCCAAGGACAAGAACACTGGACAGTCAAAGGTCAGTGCTCATGTTGAGAATGCTTCAGTGATATTAAATGCAGCGTTTTGATACATTTGTCTCAGAAAAACAAGTTACAAAGACCTGAACACTTGAGGAATTGATCATTTTCAATTCTTAGACCAGAGAAAAAAAGTGCAGATGTTATGTTGACTGTATTTTTGGGGTTACACAACTGCTTTTGTatctttttaaaagtaaaaactcCTCACTTTGTTTCCTGCAGGGCTTTGCCTTTATCAGTTTCCACCGTCGGGAAGATGCAGCCCGAGCCATTGCAGGAGTGTCAGGATTTGGATATGATCATCTTATTCTCAATGTTGAATGGGCCAAGTAAGTACCAGTAATCATCAGTTTTGTCAATTAAATGTAAAAGCCTGCTATTCATTCTTGCTGCTAACCTTTTTTACATCTCTTTGCAGACCGTCTAACAACTGAGGAAACTACCAGAATATTCCAGCAGGATGCCAGATTTTATTATGGTAAAATATGGCTGTTACCTAAATAAAGACTTGTCACGATTTACTTGTCATTGTTTTCTCTCTAGTTTGCACAACTTTCATATTTCCAGGTAACTTTTATTCTGACTTGAAATTAAAACTGTGAAGTCCTATTAAGATTTGAATGTCAATTGAGACGAGATAAAAGGTGGAAGGCTCCATGAAGAGATGTAAATTTAATGTGGGGCACATTGAATTCTGATCACTCAAGCTACACCTGGATAAAGTCAAGGATGTATGCATGTATTAAACCTCCTGAAGAATACCTTCTTGGTGGTGAGGTGAGACCTCTGCACATTTCATATGTACATCATGAGTGAGCTTCATTCTCATTTTTCTTGATATTCAACAGAGACACTGTTTGGCTTGTCCAGTTATTGAAATACATGACAAGGTACTTCATAACATTTGATGCAAAATCTTTTAAATTCAACATTAACAGAAGGCAGTGTTTCTTACTGATTGCATTGACATTGCCCAGGATTGCCTAATACAACCAGAGATATTTAAGGAGATGCTACCTTTGTATTCTCACCAAGTGGACAAAACTCGACTTTATCATACCCCTGCTTGGTGTTCTGCAGTAGTTGCCAtttcccacaaaaaaagttaatcaGTGAGAAGCTACTTTTAAGCGGTCACTCCACATGCAGGTGTAAGCTGCAGCTTTCCTTAACTAGATTTAGATAACATGGATATTAGATTATAGGTCTGATATTGGCTAAAATTCTTTACTTAACCCTTGTGATGGACGGATGAAGTCGTCTTTAAACTCCACAAGCACATTAACATCTGGTGGTTTGCAAAACCAGCAGCCCTCCAAGTCTGAGGCTGAAGCACTACAACACTTCAGATGTTTAAGTTTCAACCTCTTATGTGTGCAATAAAAGTCAAAGAAGTATGTTATGTAAATCAGTAATACTTTTGATTGTAAATGCATATATTATTGTGCAATatgcaacagtaaaataatggTGTCCCAAAAAGCCGACAAACATTTTCGACACAAATGAATGTACCTCATTGGTGTGGTGTAGAGACATTGTCACACTGTGGGTTCTTATATTTTACCTTCATGGTTGATATTGATGTGACATTTCATCAGTTGCAATGTGATGAATTGGAGaataatattcaaaatattatatattacttGGTTTCAAGTGGAAATGTTCCCATACTTTAAGTGTATGTCACCATATTTAACAATTTTGCTCCTGCCTTTTCTGCAAAACTGTTTGCATCAGACGTCATCGGTCACGTGGTAGTATTAATTTGACACAAGCTCCGTGACAACATATTAAACACTGCGTTCCAGAGTTAGATCTTCTGCCCATCAATACTTGACCCTTAATACCATTTTACCAGACTTGACATAATCTTCCTAACTGTCCATTGTTAATTATACACACAAATCATCAATTTCATAAGAgctttatttgaaatattacaTATAAAAACTACATACAATTTATTCCACATTAGGCGAACATTTCCCAACATCATgattaaagcacatttaaaacttaaaacatgGAATGGCACTGCACAGAATGTCCACGGTGGCCACTTAGTGACACAGTTGACTGCCAGcttatttaaaagaaatgacTGCCTGACATAACAGCATCAGGATTTATAGATCCGATTCTTGCTGGGAAAGGAACAAAGGACTAATCAGAGACCTCCATCTTCTCTTGTTTGATTTTctctgtggaggagaaagaTAATACGCATTAGTATTTCTGCTTATTCTATTGCTtgaatttaaaacatcttttcatgTTATTCTTGAATGACATTGAGACAGATGGGAAAGTCACCTGATGCTTGGTCTTCCTTCATCCTCTCCAAGACACACTTCTTAATCTCCAGTCCTATGGCCCTGGAGAGTGGAGGGGGGACAGCATTTCCAACCTGGGAAACAGGAAGAAGCAATCAGGTCAATCAGGTCCTTAAaatttcagacagacagacaacgcCTGCTACATCTCAGCTGTGGCCACTTagtaataaaacatgtttggggaTCCTTAAAAAAAGAGCCAAGTAGGTTGGCATGTAAACCATGACACTGGCAGCCCAATGCAATGTGGttacctgtctgtgtttgtccagGATGTTTCCAAAGAAGCGGTAGGTGTCGGGGAATCCCTGAGAGCGTGCACACTCCCTCACACTGACcactctgtgctgctcaggaTGCAGAACACGGCCCTGAAATTAAAATGCAAGGATTAAGATCCAGATGCAGGAAATCTGTTAGACTGGGTTTGAAGGCATCAATACGGTTGTTGTCCTCTTAGTGTACATTTTTCCAACCACATTATAAGTCAGTTGATTTGAGTTAACTTTATAACATTCAAGCATCTCCCGATATCTGGGGCAACTGAAATTTGTAACCAATGGGATCTTTGTGACCAGTGTGATTCCTTGATTTAATTCTCTGTCTGAAACTGTTCAGTCGGCTTTTTTAGGCAAATAGGATACAGGGAGGGATGTTTCACAGTATGAAACAAAGTGAATGATCTCTAAGCTAGTTTGTGTCAGTTAAGCAACATTTTGGCTGAAAATAGGTTTTATTCAGAGAGTTCATGTACCTGTTTGCCCATTGGTTCAGGGTTGGTAACAGTTGTGCTGAAGAAGCCGTCCCACTCCAACCTGCCGTAGAGTCCGGCCCAGTGGTTGTGGCGGTTCCCAGTGTGAGGCAGACACCAGGGGATCAGGGTGTTAAACTGCCTGTCTGCGGGGTCGCAAGGCTTCCCTATGACGAGGCATAAACACAATCAGACATGTCTCCACACTCGAGATGTAGGTTCTGTAATTTCCACTACAAAAGTACTTGACTAAACCTGCCTACCTCCTGCACAAGTACATACGCCTCTGAGAGCACCAGTGCTGCTGCGTCCGTTCTTTTTATCAGAGTGTGTGTAACGGAGTTTCTTGGTCATGGTGCCGTCTTTCAGTCGAACCTCAATGTTGGGTAGATCCCTCCAGTCAGAGCCTGGGGCCAAGGGGATGTGACGCATCCGAGCTTCCACCAGAGCACTCATGTCCTGAGAACAAAGATCTTCATCAGTTACAGAAGTGGCATTTGCATTTCAGTCCTACATACTGGTAAACACAGTACATCTAGATCTGGTTAATGTCACAAGTGTGAGACAGCTCACCTTGCAGATGTGATCTTTGAGGATTGGCTGATACTGTGTGCCTCTGATCTGCCTCTGGAACCAAGACTGAGGCTCCCCATTATAAGAAATCTCCAATGCCGCTGCACCATTGCGAATCTCTGGCAGATCTGACATGGTGTCTCTGACAGTGATGGTTCTGTAGATTCCTCCATTACCCCTATTGGAAGACAGGAAATTTAATCTAGTCGATAGTCACACTGAAGCATTATTATAACCTGTTTGAGGGGCTGAGGAGTGTGTGCTGTATTGGTATGTGATCTAGAATTACAGATCAAGAAAGAGGAAAGTGGATTATGTTCACATTACCGTGTGACATTACTGACGTATTTCTTTTCATCCACCACCACGCTCAGAGAGCAAGCTCTGGGAGCAAACACATGCAGAGGCTCAGGATAACGAGGCAGCTTCTCTCCAGGAGCAGCAGCCAGGATGATTGCCCTACGGCGGGTCTGGGCAACACCATACTGACCAGCCTGATAAAGAGGGAAGCATCAAGCATGTTACTGTCTAACAAAGCAGACTTCAGTCATAAAAATACAAGCATGTaggtctgtattttttttccttgtaaaATCTGTCAATTTCATCTCTTCATGCCTctaaattattcatttcaaaacaatCTGGGAGGAACTGCTTcctgttcatataaaaatactgagaAGGGCTTGCAAGAGTACGTTGCTTTTTTTGTAGCAGTCACCAGCCAAAATGGTGGGAACAACTGCATTGTGGTG
The genomic region above belongs to Thunnus albacares chromosome 17, fThuAlb1.1, whole genome shotgun sequence and contains:
- the eif3g gene encoding eukaryotic translation initiation factor 3 subunit G — translated: MPSIEYDDSKPSWADQVEEEGDEGTLPPPKETIKGNIKTITEYKIDDDGKKFKIVRTFKIETRKASKAVARRKNWKKFGNSEFDAPGPNVATTTVSDDVFMTFISSKEDLNAQDQDEDPMNKLKGQKIVSCRICKGDHWTTRCPYKDTLGPMQKELAEQLGLSTGDKDKPAGSAEPEPAQPAQSKTGKYVPPSLRDGGTRRGESMQPNRRADDNATIRVTNLSEDTRETDLQELFRPFGSISRIYLAKDKNTGQSKGFAFISFHRREDAARAIAGVSGFGYDHLILNVEWAKPSNN